In Stenotrophomonas sp. ESTM1D_MKCIP4_1, a single genomic region encodes these proteins:
- a CDS encoding MGMT family protein produces the protein MTPEQARARILAVIRAIPPGQVLGYGQVAMRAGLPGRARLTARILGQNEDPDLPWHRVLRSDGRIAMAEGSAGWREQSQRLRAEGVVVENGRVRMPALDPAAALDAALWGPG, from the coding sequence CTGACGCCGGAGCAGGCGCGGGCTCGCATCCTGGCGGTGATCCGCGCGATCCCGCCGGGTCAGGTACTGGGCTACGGCCAGGTGGCCATGCGCGCGGGACTGCCCGGACGCGCGCGCCTGACCGCGCGCATTCTGGGCCAGAACGAAGACCCGGACCTGCCCTGGCACCGCGTGCTGCGCTCGGATGGGCGCATTGCCATGGCCGAAGGCTCGGCCGGCTGGCGCGAGCAGTCGCAGCGCCTGCGCGCCGAAGGCGTGGTGGTGGAGAACGGCCGGGTGCGCATGCCGGCCCTCGACCCGGCTGCGGCGCTGGATGCCGCACTCTGGGGCCCGGGCTGA
- a CDS encoding NAD(P)/FAD-dependent oxidoreductase encodes MTWDAIIVGGGHNGLVCAAYLARAGKKVLVLERRNVLGGAAVTEEFHPGFRNSVASYTVSLLQPKVIDDLQLHAHGLRIVNRPANNFLPLADGRYLLSAPGRTQAEVAKFSERDAQRLPEYEARLEIFADVLRAWALRAPPDLGVAGGWRALPALWQMGRLGRELATLEAPLRQELLDLFTLSAAEYLDRWFESEPIKALFGFDGIVGNFASPYTPGSAYVLLHHVFGQCNGVKGAWGHAIGGMGAISQAMAASARAAGAELRVDAAVQRLQVEEGHATGVVLADGSTLHARAVIANVNPKLLYEQLLEPAQVPQATRERMAQWRCGSGTFRMNVALSRLPDFSALPGPGDHLSAGIIMAPSLDYMDRAWLDARCEGWSREPIVEMLIPSTLDDSLAPPGQHVASLFCQHVAPVLPDGRHWDDHRDEVADLMIATVERHAPDFAASVLGRQVLSPLDLERTFGLIGGDIFHGALSANQLFSARPMVGQAGYRGALPGLYLCGSGTHPGGGVTGAPGHNAAQVVLQDL; translated from the coding sequence ATGACCTGGGATGCGATCATCGTCGGCGGTGGCCACAACGGGCTGGTGTGTGCGGCCTACCTCGCACGTGCCGGGAAGAAGGTGCTGGTGCTGGAGCGGCGCAACGTGCTCGGCGGCGCGGCGGTCACCGAGGAGTTCCATCCCGGCTTCCGCAATTCGGTAGCGTCCTACACGGTCTCGCTGCTGCAGCCGAAGGTCATTGATGACCTGCAGCTGCATGCCCATGGCCTGCGCATCGTCAACCGGCCAGCCAACAACTTCCTGCCGCTGGCCGATGGCCGCTACCTGCTGTCGGCCCCTGGCCGCACCCAGGCCGAAGTGGCGAAGTTCTCCGAGCGCGATGCGCAGCGGCTTCCCGAGTACGAGGCGCGACTGGAGATCTTCGCCGACGTGCTGCGCGCATGGGCACTGCGTGCGCCGCCAGACCTGGGGGTCGCCGGCGGATGGCGTGCCTTGCCCGCGCTGTGGCAGATGGGGCGCCTCGGCCGCGAACTGGCCACCCTGGAAGCACCGCTGCGACAGGAACTGCTGGACCTGTTCACCCTCTCGGCCGCCGAGTACCTGGACCGCTGGTTCGAGAGTGAACCGATCAAGGCACTGTTCGGCTTCGATGGCATCGTCGGCAACTTCGCCAGCCCGTACACGCCGGGCAGCGCGTATGTGCTGCTGCACCACGTGTTCGGCCAGTGCAACGGCGTCAAAGGGGCCTGGGGACATGCCATCGGTGGCATGGGGGCGATCAGCCAGGCCATGGCGGCCTCGGCGCGCGCCGCCGGCGCCGAACTGCGGGTGGACGCCGCTGTACAGCGCCTGCAGGTTGAAGAAGGCCACGCGACCGGCGTGGTGCTGGCCGATGGCAGCACCCTGCACGCACGCGCGGTGATCGCCAACGTCAACCCGAAGCTGCTCTACGAGCAGCTGCTGGAACCGGCACAGGTACCGCAGGCCACGCGTGAACGGATGGCGCAGTGGCGTTGCGGATCCGGCACGTTCCGGATGAACGTGGCGCTGTCACGGCTGCCGGACTTCAGCGCCCTGCCCGGCCCCGGCGATCATCTCAGCGCCGGCATCATCATGGCGCCCAGCCTGGACTACATGGACCGCGCCTGGCTGGATGCACGCTGCGAGGGCTGGTCACGCGAACCGATCGTGGAGATGCTGATTCCCAGCACGCTGGATGATTCGCTGGCGCCGCCCGGGCAGCACGTGGCCAGCCTGTTCTGCCAGCACGTGGCGCCCGTGCTGCCCGATGGCCGACACTGGGACGATCACCGTGATGAGGTGGCCGACCTGATGATCGCTACCGTGGAGCGCCATGCGCCGGACTTCGCCGCCAGCGTGCTCGGCCGGCAGGTGCTGTCGCCGCTTGATCTGGAAAGGACGTTTGGTCTGATCGGCGGCGACATCTTCCACGGCGCGCTGAGTGCCAACCAGTTGTTCTCGGCGCGACCGATGGTCGGCCAGGCGGGCTATCGCGGTGCGCTGCCGGGGCTGTACCTGTGTGGTTCGGGCACGCATCCCGGTGGCGGCGTGACGGGAGCACCGGGGCACAATGCCGCGCAGGTGGTGTTGCAGGATCTGTGA
- a CDS encoding rhomboid family intramembrane serine protease, with translation MFPRLPTVTKALLIANAILFLLQQPFLLGMQTFEPFMLQPWQQGFDAFSPGGNFQPWQLLTYGFLHGSFGHLFFNMLAVFMFGAPLEQTWGEKRFLLYYLVCVAGAGVCQLLVGTLLDNPATVLGASGGVFGLLLAYGMLFPNQRVMLLFPPIPMKARTFVILFGVGELVLGMTGWQPGVAHFAHLGGMLFGWLLIRYWRGQSPFNKRRPPGPPKRPNHLRSVK, from the coding sequence ATGTTCCCGCGACTGCCAACCGTCACCAAGGCCCTGCTGATCGCCAACGCGATCCTGTTCCTGCTGCAGCAGCCGTTCCTGCTCGGCATGCAGACCTTTGAACCCTTCATGCTGCAGCCGTGGCAGCAGGGCTTCGATGCGTTTTCCCCGGGCGGTAATTTCCAGCCGTGGCAGCTGCTGACCTACGGCTTCCTGCACGGCAGCTTCGGCCACCTGTTCTTCAACATGCTGGCGGTCTTCATGTTCGGCGCGCCGCTGGAACAGACCTGGGGTGAGAAGCGCTTCCTGCTGTACTACCTGGTCTGCGTGGCCGGCGCCGGTGTCTGCCAGTTGCTGGTGGGCACGCTGCTGGACAACCCGGCCACGGTGCTGGGCGCTTCCGGCGGCGTGTTCGGCCTGCTGCTGGCCTACGGCATGCTGTTCCCGAACCAGCGGGTGATGCTGCTGTTCCCGCCCATTCCGATGAAGGCACGCACCTTCGTCATCCTGTTCGGCGTCGGTGAGCTGGTGCTGGGCATGACCGGCTGGCAGCCGGGCGTGGCGCACTTCGCGCATCTGGGCGGCATGCTGTTCGGCTGGCTGCTGATCCGCTACTGGCGCGGCCAGTCACCGTTCAACAAGCGCCGCCCACCCGGCCCACCAAAGCGCCCGAACCATCTGCGCAGCGTCAAATGA
- a CDS encoding C40 family peptidase, with protein MGLALCLTSLPAWSQSAPVKTDATPAQVADIARPATKADAAAPQRSRADAAASATLAALLPHLAANDTIPLMDRSAMVAGDLSRLLANYDTSSAANGSVVGTEADNGKVQSLLRRAMTLLGTPYRWGGSNPDSGFDCSGLVGYVFRSALGIELPRVSREMAHDNNAELINDRAALAAGDLVFFGRKGRVDHVGIYVGEGRFLHAPSTGKDVRVDTLLSGYWGNKFMQARRVEL; from the coding sequence CTGGGCCTGGCGCTGTGTCTGACCAGCCTCCCGGCCTGGTCCCAGAGTGCCCCCGTCAAGACCGATGCGACCCCGGCCCAGGTGGCCGATATCGCCCGGCCGGCCACCAAGGCCGATGCTGCCGCTCCCCAGCGCAGCCGTGCCGATGCCGCCGCCAGCGCCACCCTGGCCGCCCTGCTGCCGCATCTGGCCGCCAATGACACCATTCCGCTGATGGACCGTTCGGCCATGGTGGCCGGCGATCTCAGCCGCCTGCTTGCCAACTACGACACCAGCAGCGCCGCCAACGGCAGCGTCGTGGGCACCGAAGCCGACAACGGCAAGGTGCAGTCCCTGCTGCGCCGCGCGATGACCCTGCTGGGCACCCCCTACCGTTGGGGCGGCAGCAACCCGGACAGCGGCTTCGATTGCAGCGGCCTGGTCGGTTATGTGTTCCGCTCGGCCCTGGGCATCGAGTTGCCGCGCGTCTCGCGCGAAATGGCCCATGACAACAATGCCGAACTGATCAACGACCGCGCCGCGCTGGCGGCAGGCGATCTGGTCTTCTTCGGCCGCAAGGGGCGCGTCGACCACGTCGGCATCTACGTCGGCGAGGGCCGCTTCCTGCATGCCCCCAGCACCGGCAAGGACGTCCGCGTCGATACCCTGCTGAGCGGCTACTGGGGCAACAAGTTCATGCAGGCGCGCCGCGTCGAGCTCTGA
- a CDS encoding DUF418 domain-containing protein, with protein sequence MTDLPAGCPVNTASPSLQPVASGERIAVLDVLRGVALLGILLMNIEALSGPLDLAFTGIDARWHGLDYAADAFVYIFVQGKFFTLFSLLFGAGFAVMAQRAQAAGREFAPFYLRRSLGLALIGLCHALLVWSGDILVLYALVSLPLLACREAPRSWLPWMGGFVYLAGVSMMLLIGALVTLSPAQDLQKMLLDAQQAIDQQRLVYGQGSWMQGNVQRLHEFGSSLGALVITGPEVLGMFLIGSWFAASGALTAPERFPRLYAGLRWVALPMGLLVTLGGVLWKPYLAPGEYTLESTAAMSLVSVGAVPMCLGYLAWVVHWRARLGWLAPSGRMALTHYLAQSLVCTWLFNHYGLGWFDLMPRAWQLLFALLLFALQVVFSHLWLKRFRFGPLEWLWRAMTYRQWPPMRRERGQG encoded by the coding sequence ATGACGGACCTGCCTGCCGGATGCCCCGTGAACACCGCTTCCCCTTCCCTGCAGCCGGTGGCTTCCGGCGAACGCATCGCGGTGCTGGACGTGCTGCGCGGGGTGGCCCTGCTGGGCATCCTGCTGATGAACATCGAGGCCCTCAGCGGACCGCTGGACCTGGCCTTCACCGGTATCGACGCGCGCTGGCACGGGCTGGACTACGCGGCTGATGCCTTTGTCTACATCTTCGTACAGGGCAAGTTCTTCACCCTGTTCTCGCTGCTGTTCGGTGCCGGCTTCGCCGTCATGGCGCAACGCGCGCAGGCGGCCGGCCGCGAATTTGCGCCGTTCTACCTGCGGCGCAGCCTTGGCCTGGCGCTCATCGGTCTGTGCCACGCGCTGCTGGTGTGGTCCGGCGACATCCTGGTGCTGTACGCACTGGTGTCGCTGCCGCTGCTCGCCTGCCGCGAGGCCCCGCGCAGCTGGCTGCCGTGGATGGGGGGCTTCGTGTATCTGGCCGGCGTGTCGATGATGCTGCTCATCGGTGCACTGGTGACGCTCTCCCCGGCGCAGGATCTGCAGAAGATGCTGCTGGACGCGCAGCAGGCCATCGACCAGCAGCGCCTGGTGTATGGGCAGGGCAGCTGGATGCAGGGCAATGTCCAGCGCCTGCACGAGTTCGGCTCCTCGCTGGGCGCACTGGTGATCACCGGTCCGGAAGTCCTGGGCATGTTCCTGATCGGCAGCTGGTTCGCCGCCAGCGGCGCACTGACAGCGCCGGAACGCTTTCCGCGGCTGTATGCCGGCCTGCGTTGGGTTGCCCTGCCGATGGGCCTGCTGGTCACCCTCGGCGGGGTGCTGTGGAAGCCGTACCTGGCGCCGGGTGAATACACCCTGGAGTCCACCGCCGCGATGTCGCTGGTGTCGGTCGGCGCGGTGCCGATGTGCCTGGGTTACCTGGCCTGGGTCGTGCACTGGCGAGCGCGCCTGGGATGGCTGGCACCTTCAGGGCGCATGGCGTTGACCCATTACCTGGCCCAGTCGCTGGTCTGTACCTGGTTGTTCAATCACTACGGGTTGGGCTGGTTCGACCTGATGCCACGGGCGTGGCAGCTGCTGTTCGCACTGCTGCTGTTCGCGCTGCAGGTGGTGTTCTCGCACCTGTGGCTGAAGCGCTTCCGCTTCGGTCCACTGGAATGGCTGTGGCGCGCGATGACCTACCGGCAGTGGCCGCCGATGCGGCGCGAGCGCGGGCAGGGATGA
- a CDS encoding peptidylprolyl isomerase: MKIEKDRVVRFHYTVSEVGQAPIESSKDRGEPLSILIGHGNIIPGLENAMMDKEAGATFEVDVKAADAYGERREGLSQRVPKKHFGNAKLVPGQQVVLQTNFGPRAVTVQKVGMSVVDVDLNHPMAGKDLHFDVEIVEVREAGKEEIDHGHVHGDGGHQH; this comes from the coding sequence ATGAAGATCGAAAAAGACCGCGTTGTCCGCTTCCACTACACCGTTTCCGAGGTCGGCCAGGCGCCGATCGAATCGTCGAAGGACCGCGGCGAGCCGCTGTCGATCCTGATCGGCCACGGCAACATCATCCCGGGCCTGGAAAACGCCATGATGGACAAGGAAGCCGGCGCGACCTTCGAGGTCGACGTCAAGGCGGCCGATGCCTACGGCGAGCGTCGCGAGGGTCTGTCCCAGCGCGTGCCGAAGAAGCATTTCGGCAATGCCAAGCTGGTCCCGGGCCAGCAGGTGGTGCTGCAGACCAACTTCGGTCCGCGCGCGGTCACCGTGCAGAAGGTCGGCATGAGCGTGGTCGACGTCGATCTGAACCACCCGATGGCCGGCAAGGACCTGCACTTCGACGTCGAGATCGTCGAAGTGCGCGAAGCCGGCAAGGAAGAAATCGACCACGGCCATGTCCACGGCGACGGTGGTCACCAGCACTGA
- a CDS encoding C40 family peptidase, with amino-acid sequence MHITPVLSGLRRSLAPALLLALPLLLAACGGGKAVRPAPAPPSAHWPATTPDNPEAANSVLMRAISLVGTPYRYGGNTPDSGFDCSGLVTYVYREMVDLKLPRTSRDLAAVQGPKIDPQRLATGDLVFFGSRGNVTHVGIYVGEGRFVHAPSTGGTVRLDSLSGAYWKDHYTGAKRVLR; translated from the coding sequence ATGCACATCACGCCAGTTTTGTCCGGCCTGCGCCGGTCCCTCGCGCCCGCCCTGCTGCTGGCCCTGCCCCTGCTGCTGGCCGCCTGCGGTGGCGGCAAGGCCGTCCGCCCTGCCCCTGCGCCGCCGTCGGCACACTGGCCCGCCACCACCCCGGACAACCCGGAGGCGGCCAACTCAGTGCTGATGCGCGCCATCAGCCTGGTCGGCACCCCTTACCGTTACGGCGGCAACACCCCCGATTCGGGCTTCGACTGCAGCGGGCTGGTGACGTACGTGTACCGCGAAATGGTCGACCTGAAGCTGCCGCGCACCTCGCGCGACCTGGCCGCCGTGCAGGGGCCGAAGATCGACCCGCAGCGCCTGGCCACCGGCGATCTGGTGTTCTTCGGCAGCCGCGGCAACGTCACCCATGTCGGCATCTACGTGGGTGAGGGCCGCTTCGTGCACGCACCGAGCACGGGTGGCACCGTTCGCCTGGACTCCCTCAGCGGCGCCTACTGGAAAGACCACTACACAGGAGCGAAACGCGTTCTTCGCTAA
- a CDS encoding VOC family protein: protein MAVRNVICVWYDAQALEAATFYADTFPDSAVTAVHYAPGDYPAGQEGAVLTVEFTVCGVACVGLNGGPAFRHSEAFSFQIQTEDQAETDRLWNAIVGNGGQESDCGWCKDRWGVSWQISPRMLIDAVTSTDKALAKRAFNAMMPMKKIDIATIAAAIEKGDGGD, encoded by the coding sequence ATGGCCGTCAGGAACGTCATCTGTGTATGGTACGACGCTCAGGCGCTGGAGGCCGCCACCTTCTACGCCGACACCTTCCCCGACAGCGCGGTGACCGCCGTCCATTACGCACCGGGCGACTACCCGGCCGGGCAGGAGGGCGCGGTGCTCACGGTCGAGTTCACCGTGTGCGGCGTCGCCTGCGTCGGCCTCAACGGCGGCCCGGCGTTCAGGCACAGCGAGGCGTTCTCGTTCCAGATCCAGACCGAGGACCAGGCCGAGACCGACCGGCTGTGGAACGCCATCGTCGGCAATGGCGGCCAGGAAAGCGATTGCGGCTGGTGCAAGGACCGCTGGGGCGTGTCCTGGCAGATCAGTCCGCGCATGCTCATCGACGCGGTGACCAGTACGGACAAGGCGCTGGCAAAGCGTGCCTTCAACGCGATGATGCCGATGAAGAAGATCGACATCGCCACGATTGCCGCCGCCATCGAAAAAGGGGACGGAGGGGATTAA
- a CDS encoding DMT family transporter — MSSPSPRIATASPRIALGGIGLAAVGAIAASGKAIIVKLGLRHGVDATTLLALRMMMALPLFVLMALWSARRADPLSWADRARVLWLGFTGYYLSSLLDFQGLQYISVTLERLILYLNPTLVLLINVLLARQRPGRWQIAALALSYLGVLLAFGHDLQREGGQIIVGSLLVLGSALSYALYLFGSGQVVARIGAVRLTAYASCVASVLVLLHFAITHPLPLLWQAPAPVQWLSLVNATVCTVLPVLAIMLAVQRVGSSLAAQVGMLGPVSTIVMSLWLLDEPMGPAQIAGTVLVLIGVLLVTRLRR, encoded by the coding sequence ATGTCCAGCCCGTCCCCCCGAATCGCCACGGCGTCCCCGCGCATTGCCCTGGGTGGCATCGGCCTGGCTGCCGTTGGTGCCATCGCCGCGTCCGGCAAAGCCATCATCGTCAAGCTCGGCCTGCGGCATGGTGTCGATGCCACGACCCTGCTGGCCCTGCGCATGATGATGGCGCTGCCGCTGTTCGTGCTGATGGCGCTGTGGTCGGCACGCCGTGCCGATCCGCTGTCCTGGGCCGACCGCGCGCGCGTGCTGTGGCTGGGCTTCACCGGCTACTACCTGTCCAGCCTGCTCGATTTCCAGGGCCTGCAGTACATCAGCGTGACCCTGGAACGGCTGATCCTGTACTTGAATCCGACGCTGGTGCTGCTGATCAACGTGCTGCTGGCACGGCAGCGTCCCGGGCGCTGGCAGATCGCCGCGCTGGCGCTGAGTTACCTGGGCGTGCTGCTGGCGTTCGGCCACGATCTGCAGCGCGAAGGGGGGCAGATCATCGTCGGCAGCCTGCTGGTGCTGGGCAGCGCGCTCAGTTACGCGCTGTACCTGTTCGGCAGCGGCCAGGTGGTCGCGCGCATCGGTGCAGTGCGGCTGACCGCCTACGCCAGCTGCGTGGCCAGCGTGCTGGTGCTGCTGCATTTCGCCATTACCCATCCGCTGCCGTTGCTGTGGCAGGCGCCGGCACCGGTGCAGTGGCTGTCGCTGGTCAATGCCACCGTCTGCACCGTGCTGCCGGTGCTGGCGATCATGCTGGCGGTGCAGCGCGTGGGTTCGTCGCTGGCCGCGCAGGTCGGTATGCTGGGCCCGGTTTCCACCATCGTGATGAGTCTATGGCTGCTCGACGAGCCGATGGGGCCGGCGCAGATCGCCGGCACCGTGCTGGTGCTGATCGGCGTACTGCTGGTGACCCGCCTGCGGCGCTGA
- the gorA gene encoding glutathione-disulfide reductase, producing MSTATFDYDLIVLGGGSAGLAGAIRAAQHGKRVALLEPGALGGTCVNIGCVPKKAMWLAADLHERIGLASAMGFDVPARPALSWKELVIHRQAYISNIHTSYNKRLDETGVVRIPARGHLVDAHTVACSDGVRYSAEHILIATGAHPQRPDVPGAALGLVSDDFFDLRSAPEEVAIIGGGYIAVELAGLLQALGSRVSLLVRGTRLLERFDYELTDQLAENLKQQGVRIQFDFRLRELQREGERVRAFGHDGPLDSVFDAVFFATGRRGNSRDLGLEALGISIGEHQQVEVDEWQTTAVPSVHAVGDIAGKVGLTPVAVAAARRLMDRLFGGRPNAKMDYSNVASVVFSHPPLGAVGMSEEEARARFDQVTVYHSRFRPMLQALANGTQRSLFKMVCAGAEEKVVGIHLLGEAADEILQGFAVAVKMGATKAQFDDTVAIHPTSAEEVVLMR from the coding sequence ATGAGCACTGCAACGTTTGACTACGACCTGATCGTTCTGGGCGGCGGTTCGGCCGGCTTGGCCGGTGCCATCCGCGCGGCCCAGCACGGCAAGCGCGTGGCGCTGCTGGAGCCCGGTGCGCTGGGCGGTACCTGCGTCAACATCGGCTGCGTGCCGAAGAAGGCCATGTGGCTGGCCGCCGACCTGCACGAGCGCATCGGGCTGGCCAGTGCGATGGGCTTCGATGTACCGGCGCGCCCGGCGCTGTCGTGGAAGGAACTGGTGATCCACCGCCAGGCTTACATCAGCAACATCCACACGAGTTACAACAAGCGACTGGATGAAACCGGCGTGGTGCGCATCCCCGCACGTGGCCATCTGGTCGATGCGCATACGGTGGCGTGCAGCGATGGCGTGCGCTACAGCGCCGAACACATCCTCATCGCCACCGGCGCGCATCCGCAGCGGCCGGATGTTCCCGGTGCCGCGCTGGGCCTGGTGTCTGATGATTTCTTCGACCTGCGCAGTGCGCCGGAAGAGGTGGCGATCATCGGTGGCGGCTACATCGCGGTGGAACTGGCCGGGCTGCTGCAGGCGCTGGGCAGCCGGGTCAGCCTGCTGGTGCGCGGTACGCGCCTGCTGGAGCGCTTCGACTACGAACTGACCGACCAGCTGGCCGAGAACCTGAAGCAGCAGGGTGTGCGCATCCAGTTCGACTTCCGCCTGCGTGAGCTGCAGCGCGAGGGTGAGCGGGTGCGTGCCTTCGGCCATGATGGCCCGCTGGACAGCGTGTTCGATGCGGTGTTCTTCGCGACCGGCCGCCGTGGCAACAGCCGTGATCTCGGCCTGGAAGCGCTGGGCATCAGCATCGGCGAACACCAGCAGGTGGAAGTGGATGAGTGGCAGACCACGGCCGTGCCCAGCGTGCACGCGGTGGGTGACATCGCCGGCAAGGTCGGCCTGACCCCCGTGGCGGTGGCCGCTGCGCGCCGCCTGATGGACCGCCTGTTCGGCGGCCGCCCGAACGCGAAGATGGATTACAGCAACGTGGCCAGCGTGGTGTTTTCGCACCCGCCGCTGGGTGCGGTGGGGATGAGCGAGGAAGAGGCGCGCGCCCGTTTCGACCAGGTGACGGTCTACCACAGCCGCTTCCGGCCGATGCTGCAGGCACTGGCCAATGGCACCCAGCGCAGCCTGTTCAAGATGGTCTGCGCAGGCGCCGAGGAAAAGGTGGTGGGCATCCATCTGCTGGGAGAGGCCGCCGACGAGATCCTGCAGGGCTTCGCGGTGGCGGTGAAGATGGGCGCGACGAAAGCCCAGTTCGATGACACCGTGGCCATCCACCCGACCTCGGCCGAAGAAGTGGTGCTGATGCGGTGA
- a CDS encoding SDR family oxidoreductase produces the protein MKILILGGYGVFGGRLVQLLADLPQLQLLVAGRTLAAAEAFCAGYRGQSTLRPLQVDRQQLAQALQAERPDLVVDASGPFQDYGSQRYAAIEACIAAGIDYLDFADAADFVSAVPQFDAQARAAGVYVLSGVSSFPVLTAAVLRVMARRMQIISVEGGIAPSPYAGIGLNVMRAVVGYAGAPVKLRRGGRAGHGVGLAESRRFTVAVPGRMPLRNLRFSLVDVPDLQVLPPEHPTLTDIWIGAGPVPEILHRILNLLAKARHRLRLPSLEPLSPLFYTVLNLMKFGEHRGGMIVRATGTCDGAPMQQSWHLLAEADDGPYIPSMAIEALIRKQLRGERPAPGARAAKHALELADYDELFAGRAIHTGFRQDTPGASLYQRVLGDAYAQLPDAVQALHAPGAARHWQGSAKVQRGGGLLSRLVGALFGFPAAGEQVPVSVEFVPEAGGERWTRTFAGRRFSSLQTEGRGRDEALLVERFGVVSVGLAVVMEGRRLQLVPRRWSLLGIPLPRALLPGDQSFEYEEDGRFVFDVEIGTPVIGRIVHYRGVLEPA, from the coding sequence GTGAAGATCCTGATCCTCGGTGGATATGGGGTGTTTGGAGGGCGGTTGGTGCAGCTGCTGGCGGACCTGCCGCAACTGCAGCTGCTGGTGGCCGGGCGAACCCTCGCAGCGGCGGAGGCGTTCTGTGCCGGGTACCGTGGGCAGTCCACGCTGCGGCCTTTGCAGGTGGATCGGCAACAGCTGGCGCAGGCCCTGCAGGCCGAGCGTCCCGACCTGGTGGTCGATGCGTCCGGTCCGTTCCAGGATTACGGCAGCCAGCGCTACGCGGCCATCGAGGCCTGTATCGCGGCCGGGATTGATTACCTGGATTTCGCCGATGCGGCTGATTTCGTGTCCGCTGTACCGCAGTTCGATGCGCAGGCGCGTGCGGCTGGTGTCTACGTGCTGTCCGGGGTCAGCAGTTTCCCGGTGCTGACCGCTGCGGTGCTGCGGGTGATGGCCCGCCGCATGCAGATCATCAGCGTGGAGGGTGGCATCGCGCCGTCGCCGTATGCGGGTATCGGCCTGAACGTGATGCGCGCGGTGGTGGGCTATGCCGGGGCGCCGGTGAAGCTGCGCCGTGGCGGTCGCGCAGGTCATGGCGTGGGCCTTGCCGAGAGCCGCCGCTTCACCGTGGCGGTGCCGGGGCGGATGCCGCTGCGCAACCTGCGCTTTTCGCTGGTGGACGTGCCCGACCTGCAGGTGCTGCCGCCAGAGCACCCGACGCTCACCGACATCTGGATCGGTGCCGGTCCGGTGCCGGAAATCCTGCACCGCATCCTCAACCTGCTGGCCAAGGCCCGCCACCGCCTGCGCCTGCCATCGCTGGAGCCGTTGTCGCCGCTGTTCTACACCGTGCTGAACCTGATGAAGTTCGGCGAGCATCGTGGCGGCATGATCGTGCGCGCAACGGGCACGTGCGATGGCGCACCCATGCAGCAGAGCTGGCATCTGCTGGCCGAGGCGGATGACGGCCCTTACATTCCGTCGATGGCCATCGAGGCGCTGATCCGCAAGCAGCTCAGGGGAGAGCGGCCAGCACCCGGGGCGCGCGCGGCGAAGCACGCGCTTGAGTTGGCCGACTACGATGAATTGTTTGCCGGCCGCGCGATCCACACCGGTTTCCGCCAGGACACGCCCGGCGCCAGCCTGTACCAGCGCGTCCTCGGCGATGCTTACGCGCAGCTGCCCGACGCGGTGCAGGCGCTGCATGCACCAGGCGCCGCGCGGCACTGGCAGGGCAGCGCGAAGGTGCAGCGGGGCGGTGGCCTGTTGTCACGGCTGGTGGGGGCGTTGTTCGGCTTTCCAGCGGCGGGCGAGCAGGTGCCGGTCAGCGTCGAGTTCGTGCCCGAGGCGGGCGGCGAGCGCTGGACGCGTACGTTTGCCGGTCGCCGTTTCTCCTCCCTGCAGACCGAGGGGCGTGGTCGTGATGAGGCCCTGCTGGTCGAGCGTTTTGGTGTCGTGTCGGTGGGGCTGGCGGTCGTGATGGAGGGCCGGCGGCTGCAGCTGGTGCCGCGCCGCTGGTCGCTGCTGGGCATTCCGCTGCCGCGCGCGCTGCTGCCCGGTGACCAGAGTTTCGAGTACGAAGAAGACGGGCGCTTCGTTTTCGACGTGGAGATCGGTACGCCGGTGATTGGCCGCATCGTGCACTACCGGGGAGTGCTGGAACCGGCGTGA